A single region of the Streptomyces sp. NBC_01262 genome encodes:
- a CDS encoding carboxylesterase/lipase family protein, producing MSSRNTTGRRGFLGRAAGAAVGTALVGGGLEAAPASAAARSSAGKPVRTASGLVTGVPAALDGITVYKGIPYAASTAGPNRWRAPQPAPSWKGVRAADTWGAACPQPVTGIAAEKVPPLSEDCLNLNIWTGAAGSRERRPVFVWIYGGRNSAMWASQPVYDGANLAAKGAVVVTYNHRVGAFGNLAHPGLSAEGGHGGSGNWGVLDTVAVLKWIRRNIAAFGGDPDRVTIAGWSHGSSFVNISMISRLARGLYHRALLAAGVQYTKDPALGHVAGGYSTLAAAEANGTAFAAYMGASSTAELRALTADEIVAKVYAQGAPAAGTSFGNVLDGYVLPTTYTGAMESRTEADVPVLTGNNKDENGASVTLAMTVAQYQAYATTTFGDRAARFLALYPAATDTEAAAQYNNYARDEERVSTFLWGTQFRNTAGNRSPIYNYWWTHAPPGTDTTNPIEPANGAGAYHGAEKYYLFGNLYGTDRPWTEQDYAIADTTSSYVANFVATGNPNGRSLPVWPALRTSKPIAMELGDHFATLPAADSDAKYAFLKDYLLTQTTAY from the coding sequence ATGAGTTCGCGCAACACGACCGGCCGCCGCGGCTTTCTCGGCCGCGCCGCCGGTGCCGCGGTCGGTACGGCACTGGTCGGCGGCGGCCTGGAGGCCGCCCCGGCTTCGGCCGCTGCCAGAAGCAGCGCCGGCAAGCCGGTGCGTACGGCCTCCGGCCTGGTGACCGGCGTACCGGCGGCGCTCGACGGCATCACGGTCTACAAGGGCATCCCCTACGCGGCCTCCACCGCCGGGCCGAACCGCTGGCGGGCGCCGCAGCCCGCGCCGTCATGGAAGGGCGTGCGCGCGGCGGACACCTGGGGCGCGGCCTGCCCGCAGCCGGTCACCGGGATCGCCGCCGAGAAGGTGCCGCCGCTGAGCGAGGACTGCCTGAACCTCAACATCTGGACGGGTGCGGCCGGTTCGAGGGAGCGCCGCCCGGTGTTCGTGTGGATCTACGGCGGCCGCAACTCCGCCATGTGGGCCTCGCAGCCGGTCTACGACGGCGCCAACCTGGCCGCCAAGGGCGCGGTCGTCGTCACCTACAACCACCGCGTCGGCGCCTTCGGCAACCTCGCCCACCCCGGGCTGAGCGCGGAGGGCGGGCACGGCGGCTCCGGCAACTGGGGTGTGCTGGACACGGTGGCGGTGCTCAAGTGGATCCGGCGCAACATCGCCGCGTTCGGCGGCGACCCGGACCGGGTGACCATCGCCGGCTGGTCGCACGGCTCGTCGTTCGTCAACATCTCGATGATCTCCCGGCTCGCCCGGGGCCTGTACCACCGGGCCCTGCTGGCGGCCGGCGTGCAGTACACCAAGGACCCGGCGCTCGGCCATGTGGCGGGCGGCTACTCGACACTGGCCGCCGCCGAGGCGAACGGCACCGCCTTCGCCGCGTACATGGGCGCCTCCTCGACGGCCGAGCTGCGGGCGCTCACCGCGGACGAGATCGTCGCCAAGGTCTACGCCCAGGGCGCCCCGGCCGCCGGCACCAGCTTCGGCAACGTCCTCGACGGCTACGTACTGCCGACCACCTACACCGGCGCCATGGAGTCCCGGACCGAGGCCGACGTGCCGGTCCTCACCGGCAACAACAAGGACGAGAACGGCGCCTCGGTCACCCTCGCGATGACGGTCGCCCAGTACCAGGCGTACGCCACGACCACCTTCGGCGACCGCGCGGCGCGGTTCCTGGCGCTCTACCCGGCGGCCACCGACACGGAGGCGGCCGCGCAGTACAACAACTACGCGCGCGACGAGGAACGCGTCTCCACCTTCCTGTGGGGCACCCAGTTCCGCAACACCGCCGGGAACCGCAGCCCCATCTACAACTACTGGTGGACCCACGCCCCTCCCGGCACCGACACCACCAACCCGATCGAGCCCGCCAACGGCGCGGGCGCCTACCACGGCGCGGAGAAGTACTACCTGTTCGGCAACCTCTACGGCACCGACCGCCCCTGGACCGAGCAGGACTACGCGATCGCCGACACCACGTCCTCCTACGTCGCGAACTTCGTGGCCACCGGCAACCCCAACGGCCGCTCCCTGCCCGTCTGGCCCGCCCTGCGCACGTCAAAGCCGATCGCCATGGAACTCGGCGACCACTTCGCCACCCTCCCGGCGGCCGACAGCGACGCCAAGTACGCCTTCCTGAAGGACTACCTGCTGACGCAGACGACGGCATACTGA
- a CDS encoding SGNH/GDSL hydrolase family protein yields the protein MKTSTRATRAGLAALAVSGVLLAAAGCDPKDGDPVSAAPRKASAAAPITADSQYVALGDSYTAGPDIPDQTGTPAGCDRSDRNYPSLVARELGIKTADFRDMSCSGATIADLSTAQSTDDGDNPAQSSALSGTTRLVTLGIGGNDIDFSAMIKKCVTAGVFYYATGNGKYTGDTPCQDQYVSGGTDTVRQKIDAAGEQLADALGDIERRAPNAAVYVVGYPAALPSEAGNCGREMGLAPGDVTFLHREQQRLNTVLRQAAKAAGAGYVDTYTPSVGHDACSARSTRWIEPMIPLAPAAPVHPNARGERGMADAVLSTLRS from the coding sequence ATGAAGACCTCCACCCGAGCCACCCGAGCCGGATTGGCCGCCCTGGCCGTGAGCGGCGTACTCCTCGCGGCGGCCGGCTGCGACCCGAAGGACGGCGACCCGGTCTCCGCCGCACCCCGCAAGGCCTCGGCCGCAGCCCCCATCACGGCGGACAGCCAGTACGTCGCGCTGGGCGACTCCTACACCGCCGGCCCGGACATCCCGGACCAGACCGGGACACCCGCCGGGTGCGACCGCTCAGACCGCAACTACCCGTCACTCGTCGCCCGCGAACTGGGCATCAAGACGGCCGACTTCCGCGACATGAGCTGCAGCGGCGCCACCATCGCCGACCTCTCCACCGCCCAGTCCACCGACGACGGGGACAACCCGGCCCAGTCGTCGGCGCTGTCCGGCACGACCCGGCTGGTCACCCTCGGTATCGGCGGCAACGACATCGACTTCAGCGCGATGATCAAGAAGTGCGTCACAGCAGGCGTCTTCTACTACGCCACCGGCAACGGCAAGTACACCGGCGACACGCCCTGCCAGGACCAGTACGTGTCCGGCGGCACCGACACCGTCCGGCAGAAGATCGACGCGGCGGGCGAACAACTCGCGGACGCGCTCGGCGACATCGAGCGCCGCGCCCCCAACGCCGCGGTGTACGTCGTGGGATACCCGGCGGCCCTGCCCTCCGAGGCCGGAAACTGCGGCCGCGAGATGGGGCTCGCACCCGGCGACGTGACCTTCCTCCACCGGGAGCAGCAGCGGCTCAACACCGTGCTGCGGCAAGCGGCGAAGGCCGCCGGGGCCGGATACGTCGACACGTACACACCCTCCGTAGGCCACGACGCCTGCTCGGCCCGCAGCACCCGCTGGATCGAGCCGATGATCCCCCTCGCCCCCGCCGCCCCCGTCCACCCCAACGCGCGCGGTGAGCGCGGCATGGCGGACGCGGTCCTGAGCACGCTCAGGAGCTAG
- a CDS encoding ABC transporter ATP-binding protein, whose protein sequence is MIQLSAVSKEFTNRKGTVRALHGIDLTAAEGEFVAVVGRSGCGKSTLLRLIAGLLPPSSGDIRIGGLPVTGPRREVAMLFQRPALLPWRSVLDNVLLPVEISGLPRAEYRDRAVRLLTTMGLDAFQRRLPHELSGGMQQRVALCRSLIQRPEVLLMDEPFSALDALTREELSVELQRIHLEYAATVVLVTHSVDEAVLLADRVVVLSPRPGQVRTVLDIGIPRPRSLGHDVHRTELARLSAELHELLLSGGG, encoded by the coding sequence ATGATCCAACTCAGTGCGGTGTCAAAGGAGTTCACCAACCGCAAGGGCACCGTGCGGGCCCTTCACGGCATCGATCTGACCGCCGCCGAAGGTGAGTTCGTCGCCGTCGTGGGCCGCTCCGGCTGCGGCAAGTCCACACTCCTGCGGCTGATCGCCGGACTGCTGCCGCCCTCCTCGGGGGACATCCGGATCGGCGGACTGCCGGTCACCGGACCCCGCCGCGAGGTCGCCATGCTCTTCCAGCGGCCGGCCCTGCTGCCCTGGCGGTCCGTGCTGGACAACGTGCTGCTGCCGGTCGAGATCTCCGGTCTGCCCCGCGCCGAGTACCGCGACCGGGCGGTACGGCTGCTCACGACGATGGGCCTGGACGCCTTTCAGCGGCGCCTGCCGCACGAGCTGTCCGGCGGCATGCAGCAGCGCGTCGCCCTGTGCCGGTCCCTCATCCAGCGGCCGGAGGTGCTGCTCATGGACGAGCCGTTCTCCGCGCTGGACGCGCTGACCCGCGAGGAGCTCTCCGTCGAACTGCAGCGCATCCACCTCGAATACGCGGCCACGGTCGTCCTGGTCACCCACTCCGTCGACGAGGCCGTGCTGCTCGCCGACCGCGTCGTCGTGCTCAGCCCACGCCCCGGCCAGGTGCGCACCGTCCTGGACATCGGCATCCCCCGGCCCCGCTCGCTGGGCCACGACGTCCACCGGACCGAACTGGCCCGGCTCTCGGCCGAGCTGCACGAACTGCTGCTGTCGGGCGGGGGATGA
- a CDS encoding SMP-30/gluconolactonase/LRE family protein, whose product MTRNHPHPSRRALLGGAAVAALALATPVGTANAATAWPTEFPLPDGFLPEGITIGAKPYAYMGSRANGAIYRTDLRTGEGGILYPGATGLVSVGLKLDHDGLLYIAGSTGVARVVDSRTGELVTTYQLTDPTGHFINDVILLGDRAWFTDSRDSVLYGVPRGCEGDEIRALPLTGDWVQTPNVNNANGIVGAPDGRNLIVVSSTPGKLYNVDVETGQATEIALTGAADVANGDGLFRIGRTLYVVQNRLNLISVFDLDAQALSATLSRTITDSRFDVPTTAARWGDRLYLVNARFTSPQLPDTTFNAVAVSI is encoded by the coding sequence ATGACCCGGAACCACCCCCACCCGTCCCGCCGCGCCCTGCTCGGCGGCGCGGCCGTGGCGGCGCTCGCGTTAGCGACCCCCGTCGGCACGGCGAACGCCGCCACCGCCTGGCCGACGGAGTTCCCGCTCCCCGACGGTTTCCTCCCCGAGGGGATAACCATCGGCGCGAAGCCGTACGCCTACATGGGATCGCGCGCGAACGGCGCCATCTACCGCACCGACCTGCGCACCGGCGAGGGTGGCATCCTCTACCCGGGCGCCACCGGCCTGGTGTCCGTCGGGCTGAAGCTGGACCATGACGGCCTGCTCTACATCGCCGGCAGCACGGGTGTCGCGCGGGTCGTCGACTCGCGCACCGGCGAGTTGGTCACCACCTACCAACTGACCGACCCGACCGGCCACTTCATCAACGACGTCATTCTGCTCGGCGACCGCGCCTGGTTCACCGACTCGCGCGACAGCGTGCTCTACGGCGTCCCCCGCGGCTGCGAGGGCGACGAGATCCGCGCCCTGCCTCTCACCGGCGACTGGGTGCAGACCCCCAACGTGAACAACGCCAACGGCATCGTCGGCGCCCCCGACGGCCGCAACCTGATCGTCGTCAGCAGCACACCGGGCAAGCTCTACAACGTCGACGTCGAGACCGGCCAGGCCACCGAGATCGCCCTGACCGGCGCGGCCGACGTCGCCAACGGCGACGGTCTGTTCCGCATCGGCCGCACCCTGTACGTCGTACAGAACCGGCTGAACCTCATCAGCGTGTTCGACCTCGACGCCCAGGCCCTCTCGGCCACCCTGAGCCGCACCATCACCGATTCCCGCTTCGACGTCCCGACCACCGCCGCCCGCTGGGGCGACCGGCTCTACCTGGTCAACGCGCGCTTCACCAGCCCGCAGTTGCCGGACACGACGTTCAACGCGGTCGCCGTCTCCATCTGA
- a CDS encoding DUF1906 domain-containing protein, translating into MSTAALVVLGVVAATPAAAATPTHTTKVTWTLTYSKYAGGFLQAAGTATGPVGRAVYFQRSTASGWKTIATGTTNSTHHFTLKTSSTGAGTFKFKVYVPVKGTWKAASGTTSKATVALNGTKATIKAPAKVVWGHKVAVAVAGTTSKYDTVRTVVLQQASGTTWKTVATQSVTASKAGTCVSGSTARNICTTVNWPAPASGTPKLRVVVRATALSHSATSNTVAVTVVLATPKVFTGEAFDHYTAPDLATMTAWSGTSPFGAVGVYIGGVSRFDTTQANLTSSWVASVTADGWKLIPIYMGSQAPCTTRTFRMSTDPTEAAALGTAEAADAAAAAKALGMQPGSPVYLDMENYNVPSGDTTCAPAVLAYTRAWVKAVHTKGYWAGFYSSSGSGIKRMSAAATAGTTGLPDIIWFANWNGVDDTTESSNYLLPTQWTGHRRGHQYKGSHSETWGDVKVGIDSNAWDAPVAVIG; encoded by the coding sequence GTGTCCACTGCCGCACTCGTCGTCCTCGGCGTCGTCGCCGCCACCCCGGCCGCGGCGGCGACCCCCACCCACACCACCAAGGTGACGTGGACCCTGACGTACTCGAAGTACGCGGGCGGTTTTCTGCAGGCGGCGGGCACCGCCACCGGCCCCGTGGGGCGCGCGGTGTACTTCCAGCGCAGCACCGCCTCCGGCTGGAAGACGATAGCCACCGGGACGACGAACTCCACGCACCACTTCACGCTCAAGACGTCGAGCACCGGCGCGGGCACCTTCAAGTTCAAGGTCTACGTACCGGTCAAGGGCACCTGGAAGGCCGCGTCCGGGACCACGTCCAAGGCGACGGTCGCGCTCAACGGCACCAAGGCCACGATCAAGGCGCCCGCCAAGGTCGTCTGGGGTCACAAGGTGGCCGTCGCCGTGGCCGGGACGACGTCGAAGTACGACACCGTCCGGACCGTCGTCCTCCAGCAGGCCTCCGGCACCACCTGGAAGACCGTCGCGACCCAGAGCGTCACCGCCTCCAAGGCGGGGACCTGCGTCTCCGGCTCGACCGCCAGGAACATCTGCACGACGGTGAACTGGCCCGCGCCCGCCTCGGGCACCCCCAAGCTGCGCGTGGTCGTCCGCGCCACCGCGCTGTCCCACAGCGCCACCAGCAACACCGTCGCGGTCACCGTCGTGCTGGCCACACCCAAGGTCTTCACCGGTGAGGCATTCGACCACTACACCGCGCCGGACCTCGCCACCATGACGGCGTGGTCCGGCACCTCCCCCTTCGGTGCGGTCGGCGTCTACATCGGCGGCGTCAGCCGCTTCGACACGACCCAGGCGAATCTCACCAGCTCATGGGTGGCGAGCGTGACCGCCGACGGCTGGAAGCTGATCCCGATATACATGGGCTCCCAGGCGCCCTGCACCACCCGCACCTTCCGGATGAGCACCGACCCCACCGAGGCCGCCGCCCTGGGCACCGCCGAAGCCGCCGACGCCGCGGCCGCCGCCAAGGCCCTGGGCATGCAGCCCGGCAGCCCGGTCTACCTGGACATGGAGAACTACAACGTCCCCTCCGGCGACACCACCTGCGCGCCCGCCGTACTGGCCTACACCCGGGCCTGGGTCAAGGCCGTCCACACCAAGGGCTACTGGGCCGGCTTCTACAGCAGCAGCGGCTCCGGCATCAAGCGCATGTCGGCGGCGGCCACCGCCGGGACCACCGGCCTGCCGGACATCATCTGGTTCGCCAACTGGAACGGCGTGGACGACACCACCGAGAGCAGCAACTACCTGCTCCCCACCCAGTGGACCGGCCACCGCCGCGGGCACCAGTACAAGGGCAGCCACTCCGAGACCTGGGGCGACGTGAAGGTCGGCATCGACAGCAACGCCTGGGACGCCCCCGTAGCCGTCATCGGCTGA
- a CDS encoding MMPL family transporter, whose product MATFLYRLGRLAFRRRWYVALLWVAVLVGVGFGAAKAPAAPDDTNSMPGIESQRAFDLLEQRFPGTAADGANARVVFVAPGGQKVTAADNRAVIEKFVDEAADGRQVASAVGPFQAKAVSKDASTAYATVTYKVKADDLTDAAKKNLQDAIDQARDSGLTVEVGGTALATQPAAGGSAEAIGIAIAAVVLLATFGSMAAAGLPLLTAILGVGISMASILALASTFGLSETTGTLATMLGLACGIDYALFIVSRYREERAKGHTPQEAAGLAAGTAGSAVVFAGLTVVIALAGLSVVGIPMLTKMGLAAAGAVVIGVLIALTLVPALLGFWPNAVLSRRARKRGRAKDGGGNNGGSRWARFVLRRPLPVLIASVAGLGALAIPVMDLQLGMPGDEAKATSTTERRAYDDLAKGFGPGFNGPLTIVVDARGADDPKAAVTTITQKIGATQGVVSVSAARFNSAGDTAVFSAVPSTSPTSEQTKDLVKTIRAQRPATEAAAQGADFEVTGTTALNIDVAQKTQNALIPYLIVVVGLAFLLLMVVFRSILVPLKAAVGFLLSVLAALGTVIAVFQWGWGASLLGVETTGPIMSMMPIFLVGIVFGLAMDYEVFLVARMREAYVHGDEPGQAIVSGFRNSARVVVAAALIMMAVFSGFIGAGESMIKMIGFGLAIAVLFDAFVVRMALVPAVLALLGKAAWWMPRWLDRILPRVDVEGEALTRQSVPVPAPVPAPAAAPAPAPAPGPGPVHDRAELVDDWTTR is encoded by the coding sequence ATGGCTACGTTCCTCTATCGGCTGGGCCGTCTGGCCTTCCGGCGGCGCTGGTACGTCGCCCTGCTGTGGGTCGCCGTACTGGTCGGCGTCGGCTTCGGCGCCGCCAAGGCGCCCGCCGCCCCCGATGACACCAACTCCATGCCGGGCATCGAGTCCCAGAGAGCCTTCGACCTGCTGGAGCAGCGCTTCCCCGGCACCGCCGCCGACGGGGCCAACGCCCGGGTGGTGTTCGTCGCCCCGGGCGGGCAGAAGGTGACCGCGGCGGACAACCGGGCGGTGATCGAGAAGTTCGTGGACGAGGCGGCCGACGGCAGGCAAGTGGCCAGTGCGGTGGGCCCGTTCCAGGCGAAGGCGGTGAGCAAGGACGCCTCGACGGCGTACGCCACTGTCACCTACAAGGTGAAGGCCGACGACCTCACCGACGCCGCCAAGAAGAACCTTCAGGACGCCATCGACCAGGCCCGGGATTCCGGCCTGACCGTCGAGGTCGGCGGCACCGCGCTCGCGACGCAGCCCGCCGCGGGCGGCTCGGCCGAGGCCATCGGCATCGCGATCGCGGCCGTCGTCCTGCTGGCGACCTTCGGTTCGATGGCCGCCGCCGGGCTGCCGCTGCTGACCGCGATCCTCGGCGTCGGCATCAGCATGGCCTCGATCCTGGCCCTGGCCAGCACGTTCGGGCTGTCGGAGACGACCGGCACGCTGGCCACGATGCTCGGCCTGGCCTGCGGCATCGACTACGCGCTGTTCATCGTCTCCCGCTACCGCGAGGAACGAGCCAAGGGCCACACGCCTCAAGAGGCGGCAGGTCTGGCCGCCGGCACGGCCGGGTCGGCGGTGGTCTTCGCCGGACTGACCGTGGTCATCGCACTGGCCGGGCTTTCCGTCGTCGGTATCCCGATGCTCACCAAGATGGGCCTGGCCGCCGCCGGAGCCGTCGTCATCGGCGTCCTCATCGCGCTGACCCTGGTCCCGGCACTGCTGGGCTTCTGGCCCAACGCCGTACTGTCCCGCCGGGCACGCAAGCGCGGCCGGGCCAAGGACGGCGGCGGGAACAACGGCGGCAGCCGCTGGGCCCGGTTCGTCCTGCGCCGCCCCCTGCCCGTACTCATCGCCTCGGTCGCCGGTCTGGGCGCGCTCGCGATACCGGTCATGGACCTCCAGCTGGGCATGCCCGGCGACGAGGCCAAGGCCACCTCCACCACCGAGCGCCGCGCCTACGACGACCTCGCCAAGGGCTTCGGCCCCGGCTTCAACGGACCCCTGACCATCGTCGTGGACGCCAGGGGCGCCGACGACCCCAAGGCCGCCGTCACCACGATCACGCAGAAGATCGGCGCCACCCAGGGAGTCGTGTCCGTCTCGGCGGCCCGGTTCAACAGCGCCGGTGACACGGCGGTCTTCTCCGCTGTCCCGTCCACCTCGCCCACCAGCGAGCAGACCAAGGACCTCGTCAAGACCATCAGGGCGCAGCGCCCGGCGACCGAGGCCGCCGCCCAGGGAGCGGACTTCGAGGTCACCGGCACCACCGCGCTGAACATCGATGTGGCCCAGAAGACCCAGAACGCCCTCATCCCCTACCTCATCGTCGTGGTGGGCCTGGCCTTTCTGCTCCTGATGGTGGTGTTCCGCTCGATCCTCGTACCGCTCAAGGCGGCGGTCGGCTTCCTGCTGTCGGTCCTGGCGGCCCTCGGCACCGTCATCGCGGTCTTCCAGTGGGGCTGGGGCGCGAGCCTGCTGGGCGTGGAGACCACCGGCCCGATCATGAGCATGATGCCGATCTTCCTGGTGGGCATCGTCTTCGGCCTCGCGATGGACTACGAGGTCTTCCTGGTCGCCCGCATGCGGGAGGCGTACGTCCACGGGGACGAGCCCGGCCAGGCGATCGTCAGCGGGTTCCGGAACAGCGCCCGGGTGGTCGTGGCCGCCGCGCTCATCATGATGGCGGTTTTCTCCGGGTTCATCGGCGCCGGCGAGTCCATGATCAAGATGATCGGCTTCGGTCTCGCCATCGCGGTCCTGTTCGACGCCTTCGTCGTACGCATGGCCCTGGTCCCCGCCGTCCTCGCCCTCCTCGGGAAGGCCGCCTGGTGGATGCCCCGCTGGCTCGACCGGATCCTGCCGCGGGTCGATGTCGAGGGCGAGGCCCTCACCCGTCAGTCCGTCCCTGTCCCCGCTCCTGTCCCCGCCCCGGCCGCCGCTCCGGCCCCCGCTCCGGCCCCCGGCCCCGGCCCGGTCCATGACCGGGCCGAGCTCGTCGACGACTGGACAACCCGATGA
- a CDS encoding endo-1,4-beta-xylanase, whose product MSLTTPTPPPARPSSHRRRRARRRAAALVLAAVTAAGLGAVPLVMHAGAATATTLDQLAKAKGKLYFGSATDNSELSDSAYAALLGSEFGAITPGNTMKWDTTEPAQGQFAFTKGDAITAFAKSHNQLVRGHTLVWYSQLPGWVSALPKAQVQAAMENHITQEVKHYKGGIYAWDVVNEAFNDDGSYRPNPFYNAMGSGYIADALRTAHAADPAAKLYINDYSVEGTGAKSDALYNLVKSLVSQGVPVDGVGMQAHLITGQVPATLQQNMQRFADLGVDVALTELDIRMTLPRTAAKDAQQATDYRSVVSACVAVSRCVGVTVWDYTDKYSWIPSVFSGQGAALPYDANLARKPAYDGIVTALTTGAGPLRGTGSGRCLDVPNATQTSGTALQIWDCSGKSNQQWTLTASGTVTVFGTRCLGTAGNASTAGTKVQIQTCGGQSAQQWTLHSDGTLTATQSGLCLDVNRAATANGSSVQLWTCNKRTNQQWKRT is encoded by the coding sequence GTGTCACTCACCACCCCCACGCCGCCGCCCGCCCGGCCGTCGTCCCACCGGCGCCGCCGCGCCCGCCGCCGCGCGGCGGCCCTGGTCCTCGCCGCGGTGACGGCCGCCGGCCTGGGGGCGGTCCCGCTGGTGATGCACGCCGGCGCCGCCACCGCGACGACGCTCGACCAGCTGGCCAAGGCGAAGGGCAAGCTCTACTTCGGCTCGGCCACCGACAACTCCGAGCTGTCGGACTCCGCCTACGCCGCCCTCCTCGGCAGCGAGTTCGGCGCCATCACCCCCGGCAACACCATGAAGTGGGACACCACCGAACCGGCCCAGGGGCAGTTCGCCTTCACCAAGGGCGACGCAATAACCGCCTTCGCCAAGAGCCACAACCAGCTCGTCCGCGGCCACACCCTGGTCTGGTACAGCCAGCTCCCCGGCTGGGTGTCCGCCCTGCCCAAGGCCCAGGTGCAGGCGGCGATGGAGAACCACATCACCCAGGAGGTCAAGCACTACAAGGGCGGGATCTACGCCTGGGACGTGGTCAACGAGGCCTTCAACGACGACGGTTCGTACCGCCCGAACCCCTTCTACAACGCGATGGGCAGCGGCTACATCGCGGACGCCCTGCGCACCGCGCACGCCGCCGACCCGGCCGCCAAGCTGTACATCAACGACTACAGCGTCGAGGGCACCGGCGCGAAGAGCGACGCCCTGTACAACCTGGTCAAGTCGCTCGTCTCGCAGGGCGTCCCGGTCGACGGCGTCGGCATGCAGGCCCACCTCATCACCGGCCAGGTGCCCGCCACCCTCCAGCAGAACATGCAGCGCTTCGCCGATCTGGGCGTCGACGTGGCGCTCACCGAGCTGGACATCCGCATGACCCTGCCGCGCACCGCCGCCAAGGACGCCCAGCAGGCCACCGACTACCGGTCTGTGGTCAGCGCCTGCGTCGCCGTCTCTCGCTGCGTCGGCGTCACCGTATGGGACTACACCGACAAGTACTCCTGGATACCCTCGGTCTTCTCCGGCCAGGGCGCGGCGCTGCCCTACGACGCGAACCTGGCCAGGAAGCCCGCGTACGACGGCATCGTCACCGCTCTGACCACCGGCGCCGGACCGCTGCGCGGCACCGGGTCGGGCCGCTGCCTGGATGTGCCCAACGCGACGCAGACCTCGGGCACGGCCCTGCAGATCTGGGACTGCAGCGGCAAGTCCAACCAGCAGTGGACGCTGACCGCGAGCGGCACGGTGACCGTCTTCGGGACGCGGTGCCTGGGCACGGCGGGCAACGCCTCCACCGCCGGGACGAAGGTGCAGATCCAGACCTGCGGCGGTCAGTCCGCCCAGCAGTGGACGCTGCACTCCGACGGCACCCTGACCGCCACCCAGTCGGGGCTGTGCCTGGACGTGAACCGGGCGGCCACCGCGAACGGGTCGTCGGTGCAGCTGTGGACCTGCAACAAGCGCACCAACCAGCAGTGGAAGCGCACGTAG
- a CDS encoding class I SAM-dependent methyltransferase, translating to MGFYAEQVVPRIVNVACGMKPAEELRRRVCQGLRGTVIEIGFGSGLNVPFYPVTVTRVDAVEPSDVGWKLAAKRLDESPVPVRRAGLDGQSLPFEDDTYDAAVSTWTLCTIPDAVAALREVRRVLKPGGTLHFVEHGLAPDEKVRRWQHRLDPLEQRLFAGCHLTRPIVEMLTEAGFTIQDVEVFYEKGAPRFLAADSLGVAVSLG from the coding sequence ATGGGTTTCTACGCCGAGCAGGTCGTCCCTCGGATCGTCAATGTCGCGTGCGGCATGAAGCCGGCCGAGGAGCTTCGCCGCCGGGTCTGCCAGGGCCTGCGGGGGACGGTCATCGAGATCGGGTTCGGGTCGGGGCTGAATGTGCCCTTCTATCCGGTGACCGTCACGCGGGTGGACGCGGTCGAGCCCTCCGACGTCGGCTGGAAGCTGGCGGCCAAGCGGCTCGACGAGTCGCCGGTGCCGGTGCGGCGGGCGGGTCTGGACGGTCAGTCGCTGCCGTTCGAGGACGACACGTACGACGCCGCGGTGTCCACGTGGACGCTGTGCACCATCCCGGACGCAGTCGCCGCGCTGCGCGAGGTGCGCCGGGTCCTCAAGCCGGGCGGGACGCTGCACTTCGTCGAACACGGACTGGCCCCGGACGAGAAGGTCCGCCGCTGGCAGCACCGGCTCGATCCGCTGGAGCAGCGGCTCTTCGCGGGGTGCCACCTCACCCGTCCCATCGTCGAGATGCTGACGGAGGCGGGCTTCACCATCCAGGACGTCGAGGTCTTCTACGAGAAGGGCGCCCCCAGGTTCCTGGCCGCCGACTCGCTCGGCGTCGCGGTGTCCCTCGGCTGA